Part of the Roseomonas sp. OT10 genome, TCGGGTTGATCGCGCCGTACTTCTCGGACAGGCGGCCCATCACGTCGTCCATCGGCTCCAGCAGCCGGGACTGGGCGTGGATCTCCCAGGTCGGGAAGGAGAGGATGTCGTGGCCTTGCCGAGCCTGGGCCTCGGCCGCGATGGTCAGCAGGTTCTTGTTGCCGACGGAGGTGATGAAGTCGACCTGCAGCTCGACCCGGTTCTTCTGGCCCCATTCGGCCAGGATGCGGCGCATCTCGTCATTGCCGGCAGGGACCCAGTGGTCCCACAGACCCAGCGCCAGCTTCCCGCCCGACGCCTGGCCATGCACGTTGACCAGGGGCAGCGCACTTGCCGCCGCCCCGCCCAGACCCGCGCGCAACACCTGCCGGCGGGTCGCCTGCCCGTTCGTCATTGGTCCGTCCCTCCATCCCGTCGCGCGCCCCGGGTGCATCCCAGGGTCGTGCCGCCGCTTGGCCGGCGCGGGTGTTTGGAGAAGGTTAGGCAGACCGTGCGGCAGGGCGCAACAATTGCGACACCATGCTCCGGGGGCCGGGCCAGGGGCGGTGGGCCACATGGAGACGGTCTTGACGCGCCGTAATGTTGATATCAACCTTTAATCCCGAATCGTCACTCAGGAGATTGTCCGCATGAACTATGTCGAGGGTTTCGTCCTTGCCGTGCCCACCGCCAACAAGGAGGCCTATCTCCGCCACGCGGCGGCGGCGGCGCCCGTGTTCAAGGAGCTCGGCGTGCTGCGGCATGTCGAATGCTGGGGCGACGACATCCCCCCGGGCAAGGTGAACGACTTCCGCACCGCCGTGCATGCGAAGGACGATGAAACCGTCGTCTTCAGCTGGTTCGAATATCCCTCGAAGGACGTCCGCGACGCGGTGAACGCGGCCATGCGCACCGACCCCCGCTTCGCGGAGATGGGGGAGATGCCCTTCGACGGGCGGCGCATGATCTTCGGCGGCTTCCTGCCGATCCTGGACGCCTGAGGAGACACCCCATGTCCCAGGAACAGGGCGCCCCGATCTGGTACGAGCTGATGACCGCCGATCCCGATGCGGCGGCAGACTTCTACGGTGCGCTGCTCGGCTGGACCGTTGCCGCCGCGCCGGGCCCGGACACCGGCTACCGGCTCTTCCAGCATGCGGGGACGGCGATCGGCGGGCTGATGGCGCGGCCGGAGGGGGCCGCCATGCCGCCCTCCTGGCGCCTCTACCTCTCGGTGACGGAGGCGGATGCGGTGATCGGACGCATCGCGGCCGAGGGCGGCCAGGTGCTGTTCCCGGCCACCGACATCGCCGGGGTGGGCCGCTTCGCCCTGCTCCGCGACCCGCAGGGCGCCGCCTTCTCCGTGATGCAGCCCGCCTACGAAGGCCGCAGCGAATCCTTCCACCCGACCGCGGCCGGGCACGCACGCTGGAACGAGCTGGCCGTCCCGGACCCGGCCGCGGCGCTGGACTTCTACGGCCGTCACTTCGGCTGGCAGCGGAAGGGTGCCATGCCGATGGGCGAGATGGGCGAGTACCAGTTCCTCGCCCACCACGATCAGGTGATCGGCGCGGTCATGCCCCTGCCACCCGGCCGCCCGCCGGGCTTCCTGACCTATTTCGGCGTGCCCGGGATCGACACGGCGGCAGCGGCGGTCCGCGACGGCGGCGGGACGGTCCTCTTCGGTCCGAACGTCATCCCGGGCGGGGAATTCGTCCTCATCGCCCTGGACCCGCAAGGCGCGGCCTTCGGGCTGGTTGGTCCGCGCCAGGCCTGATGGCAGGGAAGTCCGCCGTCGCAACGAGCGTCGGAGCCCCACCCCCAGGGGATACCCCTCGATGCCGAGGGGCAGGCAGGGCCTCCCCCCCCGGCTCAGGCGCCGACGATCACCGCACCGCCGAACTTCTCCGCGACGAAGGCCTTGATCTCCGGCGCGGCGTAGCCTGAGGCGAGCTTCTTCGCCCAGGAAGCCTCGGCATCCTTGCGCGGCACGACGACGAGGCAGGTGTAGACGCTCTCCGCGCCCTCCTTCACCAGCCCGTCGCGCAGCGGGTTGAGGCCTGCGGGCACGGCGTAGTTGCCGGTGATGGCCGCGGCATCCACGTCGTCGAGGGAGCGGGCGATCTGCGCCGCCTCCAGCTCCACGAAGCGCAGGCGCTTCGGGTTCTGGGTGATGTCGGCGACGGTGGCACGGAAATCCACGCCGGGGGCGAGCGTGATGGCGCCGCCCTGCGCCAGCAGCAGCAGCGCGCGGCCGCCATTGGTCGGGTCGTTCGGGATGGCCACGCGCCCGCCCTGCGGCAGGTCGGCCAGCGACTTCAGCTTGCGGCTGAACACCGCCATCACCGTCAGCACGGTCTTGCCCACCGGCACGAAGTCATAGCCGCGCTGGGCCTTCTGCGCATCCAGGAAGGGCTGGTGCTGGTAGGTGTTGGCGTCCAGGTCGCCGGCGGCCAGCGCCGCGTTCGGCTGGATGAAATCGCCGAACTCCGTGATCTTCACCACGAAGTTGTCGCGCGCCAGCACGTCGCGGACTTGCTCCAGGACCTGGGCGTGGACGCCGCTGGTGACGCCGACCCGCACCGGGCGGGCGGCGGTGCCGATCGCGGCGCCGCCCTGGGCGAGGGCGTCGCGGGACAGGAGCATGCCGCCGGCCGCGGCGAGGATCAGGGAACGACGCTGCATGGTCGGGGAACTCCTCAGAAGGCGGGCTCGACGCTGCCCTGGAAGGTGTCGCGGACGAAGGCCTTGATCTCGTCGTTCTGGTAGGCGGCGAGGAGACGCGGCAGCCAGGGGGCGTTGCGGTCCTGCTCGCGCACGGCGATCACGTTGGCATAGGGGCTCTCGGCGCGCTCGCGCGCCAGGGAATCGCGCACGGGGTTGAGGCTGGCGGCAATGGCGAAGTTGGTGTTGATGGCGGCCAGGTCGACCTCGTCGAGCACACGGGGGATCTGCGCCGCCTCCAGCTCCACGATGCGCAGCCGCTTCGGGTTCTGCACGATGTCGGCAATGGTGGCGCGGTAGTCGACGCCCGGCGTCAGCGTCAGCAGCCCGGCGGAGGCCAGCAGCAGCAGCGCGCGGCCGCCATTGGTCGGGTCGTTCGGGATGGCCACGCGCCCGCCCTGCGGCACGTCGGCCAGGGCCTTGTGGCGGCGGGAGTAGACGGCCATCGGGAAGACCATCCCCTTGGCCACCGAAACCAGCTTCAGCCCGCGATCCTGCACCGTCCGGTCGAGGAAAGGCTGGTGCTGGTAGGAGTTCGCGTCCAGGTCCCCGGCGGCGAGCGCGGCATTGGGCTGGATGTAGTCGGAGAACTCGACGACCCGGATCACGAAGCCGTCGCGGGCGGCGATCTCACGCACCTTCTCCATGATCTGCCCGTGCGGGCCGGCGGTGGCGCCGACGCGCAGCGGACGGGCGGCGGTGCCGATCTGCTCCGCCCGGGCGGCGGCGAAGGGCATGGCGAGGGCGGCGGCGAGGGCCGCGCGGCGGGTGGTCGGCATGGAGGGTCTCCCGGTGTTCGGCAGGGGTGTCAGCGGTGGCTGACGCGGCGGACCAGCCAGTCGCCGAGCGACTGCAGGGCCTGGACGAAGAGGATCAGCAGCACGACCACGGTCGCCATCACCTCCGGCATGAAGCGCTGGTAGCCGAAGCGGATGCCGAGGTCGCCCAGCCCGCCGCCGCCCACGGCGCCGGCCATGGCGGAGTAGCCGACCAGCCCGACCAGGGTGACGGTGACGGCGGCCACCAAGCCGGGCATCGCCTCGGGCACCAGGACCCTGGCCAGGATCTGCAGCCGCGTGGCGCCCATGGCGCGGGCCGCCTCCACCACGCCCCGGTCCACTTCGCGCAGCGCGTTCTCGAACAGGCGGATGATGAAGGCGGTGGCGGCCAGGGCCAGAGGCACGATCGCCGCGCCGGTGCCGATCGAGGTGCCGGCGACCAGCCGGGTGAAGGGCACGATCGCCACCATCAGGATGATGAAGGGGGTGGAGCGCACGGCGTTCACCACCAGCCCGAGCGGCCGGTTCACCCAGGCGGAGGGGCGCAGCCCGCCCGGCGCGGTGGCATGCAGCAGCAGGGCCAGGGGGAGGCCGGCGGCGATGGCGATGGCGATGGCGGCGGCGACCATCAGCAGCGTCTCCCACGCCGCCTCGACCAGCAGGTCCTGCAGCGTGGGCGTGAGCCAGGGCAGGTCGAAGGGCAGCATCAGGCGGCCTCCTCCACGGGGGTGACGTCCAGCCCGAGGGAGCGCATCCAGGTCGCCCCCTCCTCCAGCGCGGCCGGCGGGCCATAGGCGGCGAGCGCCATCAGCCCGAAGGGCTCGCCGCCGATCTCGTCGATGCGGCCGGAGACGATGTTCAGGTCCAGCCCGAAGCGGCGCGACGCCTCGCTGACCACGGCGCGGGTGGAGTTCGGCCCGGCGAAGAGCACCTGCCAGAGCTGCCGCCCTTCGCCCGCCCCGGGTCCGGGCAGGCGGGCGAGGGTGCCGGGCGGCACGGCATGGCCGATCACCTCCGCCACGAAGCGGCGGGTGGTGGCATGGGCGGGCCGGGTGAAGACGTCGAAGACGCGGCCCTGCTCGACCACGCGGCCCGCCTCCATCACGGCGACCCGGTCGCAGATCGCCTTCACCACCGCCATCTCATGGGTGATGAGCAGCACGGTCAGGTCCAGCCGGTCGCGCAGCGCACGGATCAGCGCCAGGATCTCGCCCGTGGTGTCGGGATCGAGCGCGCTGGTCGCCTCGTCGCAGAGCAGCACCTTCGGGTCGGAGGCGAGCGCCCGGGCGATACCCACGCGCTGCTTCTGCCCGCCGGAGAGCTGCGCCGGATAGGCATCCCGCTTGGCCTCCAGCCCGACCAGCGGCAGCAGCGCCGCCACCCGCGCCTCGCGCTCGGCGCGGGGGATGCCGGCGATCTCCAGCGGGAAGGCGACGTTCTGAGCGACGGTACGGGAGGAAAGCAGGTTGAAGTGCTGGAACACCATGCCGATGCCGCGCCGCGCCGCGCGCAGCCCGGCCTCGTCCAGCGCCAGCATGTCGCGGCCGAGCACCTCCACGCCGCCGGAATCCGGCCGCTCCAGCAGATTCACGCAGCGGATCAGCGTGGATTTGCCGGCGCCCGAGCGGCCGACGATGCCGAACACCTCGCCCGGCGCGACATCGAGCGAGACGCCGTCGAGCGCAAGGGTCGCGGTGCCGCGGCCGGTGAAGCGGCGCGTGAGGTCGCGGAGCCGGATCGCGGCCGGGGCCGTCGTGGCTGAGGTCTGGGACATGATGGGCGGGCACTCGGGAAAAACGGGGCTTCGGGGCCGCACGGGACCCTTCGGCGGACAGCTTCAGACGGTCAGCAGGGACACATCTCAGGGCGCATCGCGATCCTCCAACACCGTCGGATGACCCACGAAGCGCGGCCGGCTCAGCCGGCTTTCGCTTCCTGGCGCTTTAGCACTTGGTGACGCGGCGCAAGCTGCATCCGTCAAATCCCCGCGGCCCGAGGTCGGAACCTTGAGCAAGCGCGACATAGAGGCGTGGATTACGTCCTGTCAACGCGGCGGCCTTGTGGGGGGAGCACGGCAGACGCACCATGGAAGCATGATCC contains:
- a CDS encoding MetQ/NlpA family ABC transporter substrate-binding protein, with amino-acid sequence MQRRSLILAAAGGMLLSRDALAQGGAAIGTAARPVRVGVTSGVHAQVLEQVRDVLARDNFVVKITEFGDFIQPNAALAAGDLDANTYQHQPFLDAQKAQRGYDFVPVGKTVLTVMAVFSRKLKSLADLPQGGRVAIPNDPTNGGRALLLLAQGGAITLAPGVDFRATVADITQNPKRLRFVELEAAQIARSLDDVDAAAITGNYAVPAGLNPLRDGLVKEGAESVYTCLVVVPRKDAEASWAKKLASGYAAPEIKAFVAEKFGGAVIVGA
- a CDS encoding VOC family protein, producing the protein MSQEQGAPIWYELMTADPDAAADFYGALLGWTVAAAPGPDTGYRLFQHAGTAIGGLMARPEGAAMPPSWRLYLSVTEADAVIGRIAAEGGQVLFPATDIAGVGRFALLRDPQGAAFSVMQPAYEGRSESFHPTAAGHARWNELAVPDPAAALDFYGRHFGWQRKGAMPMGEMGEYQFLAHHDQVIGAVMPLPPGRPPGFLTYFGVPGIDTAAAAVRDGGGTVLFGPNVIPGGEFVLIALDPQGAAFGLVGPRQA
- a CDS encoding methionine ABC transporter permease yields the protein MLPFDLPWLTPTLQDLLVEAAWETLLMVAAAIAIAIAAGLPLALLLHATAPGGLRPSAWVNRPLGLVVNAVRSTPFIILMVAIVPFTRLVAGTSIGTGAAIVPLALAATAFIIRLFENALREVDRGVVEAARAMGATRLQILARVLVPEAMPGLVAAVTVTLVGLVGYSAMAGAVGGGGLGDLGIRFGYQRFMPEVMATVVVLLILFVQALQSLGDWLVRRVSHR
- a CDS encoding DUF1428 domain-containing protein, producing the protein MNYVEGFVLAVPTANKEAYLRHAAAAAPVFKELGVLRHVECWGDDIPPGKVNDFRTAVHAKDDETVVFSWFEYPSKDVRDAVNAAMRTDPRFAEMGEMPFDGRRMIFGGFLPILDA
- a CDS encoding methionine ABC transporter ATP-binding protein; its protein translation is MSQTSATTAPAAIRLRDLTRRFTGRGTATLALDGVSLDVAPGEVFGIVGRSGAGKSTLIRCVNLLERPDSGGVEVLGRDMLALDEAGLRAARRGIGMVFQHFNLLSSRTVAQNVAFPLEIAGIPRAEREARVAALLPLVGLEAKRDAYPAQLSGGQKQRVGIARALASDPKVLLCDEATSALDPDTTGEILALIRALRDRLDLTVLLITHEMAVVKAICDRVAVMEAGRVVEQGRVFDVFTRPAHATTRRFVAEVIGHAVPPGTLARLPGPGAGEGRQLWQVLFAGPNSTRAVVSEASRRFGLDLNIVSGRIDEIGGEPFGLMALAAYGPPAALEEGATWMRSLGLDVTPVEEAA
- a CDS encoding MetQ/NlpA family ABC transporter substrate-binding protein, which translates into the protein MPTTRRAALAAALAMPFAAARAEQIGTAARPLRVGATAGPHGQIMEKVREIAARDGFVIRVVEFSDYIQPNAALAAGDLDANSYQHQPFLDRTVQDRGLKLVSVAKGMVFPMAVYSRRHKALADVPQGGRVAIPNDPTNGGRALLLLASAGLLTLTPGVDYRATIADIVQNPKRLRIVELEAAQIPRVLDEVDLAAINTNFAIAASLNPVRDSLARERAESPYANVIAVREQDRNAPWLPRLLAAYQNDEIKAFVRDTFQGSVEPAF